A stretch of Onychomys torridus chromosome 2, mOncTor1.1, whole genome shotgun sequence DNA encodes these proteins:
- the Osgin2 gene encoding oxidative stress-induced growth inhibitor 2 isoform X1: MRGPRPDAPETVRERELREYSDTETEGEIFNSVVQYFGDKLGPKVKGMPLVEETSLLEDSSVTLPVVIIGNGPSGICLSYMLSGYRPYLSSEAIHPNTILHSKLEEARHLSIVDQDLEYLSEGLEGRSSNPVAVLFDTLLHPDADFGYDYPSILHWKLEQHHYIPHLVLGKGPPGGAWHNMEGSMLTISFGNWMELPGLKFKDWVSSKRRTLKGDRVMPEEIARYYKHYVNVMGLQKNFRENTYITSVSKLYRDQGDNGSQDRDISTKHLQNQKSKFIKRNWEIRGYQRIAGGSHVPFCLFAENVALATGTLDSPAHLEVEGEELPFVFHSMPEFGAAINKGKLCGRMDPVLIVGSGLTAADAVLCAYNNNIPVIHVFRRRVTDPSLIFKQLPQKLYPEYQKVYHMMCTQSYSADSDPLSDYTSFPEHRVLSFKSDMKCILQSVSGLKKVFKLSAAVVLIGSHPNLAFLKEQGCYLGRNSSQPITCKGNPVEVDAYTYECVKEANLFALGPLVGDNFVRFLKGGALGVTHCLATRQKKKQHLFVERGGGDGVA; the protein is encoded by the exons ATGCGGGGGCCGCGGCCGGACGCACCCGAGACAGTGCGAGAACGGGAGCTCAG agaatataGTGACACAGAAACTGAAGGAGAGATTTTTAATTCTGTAGTGCAATATTTTGGTGATAAATTGGGGCCGAAAGTGAAAGGGATGCCATTAGTTGAAGAAACTTCTTTACTTGAAGATTCATCAGTTACATTACCTGTGGTAATAATTG gaaatggACCTTCAGGAATATGCCTTTCGTATATGTTATCAGGCTACAGACCATATTTATCATCTGAAGCAATACATCCAAATACAATCCTACATAGTAAACTAGAAGAAGCAAGACATCTCTCCATTGTTGATCAG GACTTAGAATACCTGTCTGAGGGTCTGGAGGGCCGATCATCCAATCCAGTGGCAGTACTTTTTGACACACTTCTTCATCCAGATGCTGACTTTGGCTATGACTACCCGTCCATTCTGCACTGGAAATTGGAACAGCACCATTATATCCCCCACTTAGTTCTTGGTAAAGGCCCGCCTGGTGGGGCATGGCAT AATATGGAAGGCTCTATGTTGACAATCAGCTTTGGAAATTGGATGGAGCTACCTGGACTTAAATTTAAAGATTGGGTGTCTAGCAAACGAAG GACCTTGAAGGGGGACCGTGTTATGCCAGAGGAAATAGCTCGCTACTACAAACACTATGTAAATGTCATGGGTCTTCAGAAGAATTTCCGAGAGAATACTTATATAACCTCTGTATCGAAACTCTACAGAGATCAAGGTGATAATGGTAGTCAAGACAGAGATATTTCAACAAAGCATTTACAGAACCAGAAGTCAAAATTTATCAAGAGAAACTGGGAAATCAGAGGCTACCAGCGAATAGCAGGTGGTTCTCATGTTCCCTTTTGCCTGTTTGCTGAGAATGTAGCTCTTGCAACCGGAACGTTGGATTCTCCTGCCCACCTGGAAGTTGAAGGGGAAGAGTTGCCTTTTGTGTTTCATTCAATGCCTGAATTTGGAGCTGctataaacaaaggaaaattgTGTGGCAGAATGGATCCAGTGCTGATTGTAGGTTCTGGCCTTACTGCAGCTGATGCAGTACTGTGTGCTTACAACAATAATATCCCTGTGATCCACGTATTTCGCAGACGAGTAACTGATCCAAGCTTAATTTTCAAACAGCTTCCGCAAAAGCTGTATCCTGAGTATCAAAAAGTCTATCATATGATGTGTACTCAGTCATACTCTGCAGACTCAGATCCTTTATCTGATTATACCAGCTTTCCTGAGCACCGTGTGCTTTCCTTTAAGTCAGACATGAAATGCATTCTTCAGAGTGTCTCTGGATTGAAGAAAGTATTTAAGCTATCTGCAGCTGTAGTCCTAATAGGTTCTCATCCTAACCTGGCGTTTCTGAAGGAACAAGGGTGTTACCTAGGCCGTAACTCAAGCCAGCCAATAACATGTAAGGGTAACCCTGTGGAGGTTGATGCGTACACCTATGAGTGTGTGAAAGAAGCCAACCTTTTTGCTTTGGGCCCTTTGGTTGGAGACAATTTTGTTCGATTTTTAAAGGGAGGGGCATTGGGTGTTACACACTGTTTGGCtacaagacagaagaaaaagcagCATTTGTTTgttgaaagaggaggaggagacgggGTAGCTTAA
- the Osgin2 gene encoding oxidative stress-induced growth inhibitor 2 isoform X2, with product MPVWCCRCSLAGHFREYSDTETEGEIFNSVVQYFGDKLGPKVKGMPLVEETSLLEDSSVTLPVVIIGNGPSGICLSYMLSGYRPYLSSEAIHPNTILHSKLEEARHLSIVDQDLEYLSEGLEGRSSNPVAVLFDTLLHPDADFGYDYPSILHWKLEQHHYIPHLVLGKGPPGGAWHNMEGSMLTISFGNWMELPGLKFKDWVSSKRRTLKGDRVMPEEIARYYKHYVNVMGLQKNFRENTYITSVSKLYRDQGDNGSQDRDISTKHLQNQKSKFIKRNWEIRGYQRIAGGSHVPFCLFAENVALATGTLDSPAHLEVEGEELPFVFHSMPEFGAAINKGKLCGRMDPVLIVGSGLTAADAVLCAYNNNIPVIHVFRRRVTDPSLIFKQLPQKLYPEYQKVYHMMCTQSYSADSDPLSDYTSFPEHRVLSFKSDMKCILQSVSGLKKVFKLSAAVVLIGSHPNLAFLKEQGCYLGRNSSQPITCKGNPVEVDAYTYECVKEANLFALGPLVGDNFVRFLKGGALGVTHCLATRQKKKQHLFVERGGGDGVA from the exons ATGCCTGTGTGGTGCTGCCGCTGCTCCCTGGCCGGTCATTTCAG agaatataGTGACACAGAAACTGAAGGAGAGATTTTTAATTCTGTAGTGCAATATTTTGGTGATAAATTGGGGCCGAAAGTGAAAGGGATGCCATTAGTTGAAGAAACTTCTTTACTTGAAGATTCATCAGTTACATTACCTGTGGTAATAATTG gaaatggACCTTCAGGAATATGCCTTTCGTATATGTTATCAGGCTACAGACCATATTTATCATCTGAAGCAATACATCCAAATACAATCCTACATAGTAAACTAGAAGAAGCAAGACATCTCTCCATTGTTGATCAG GACTTAGAATACCTGTCTGAGGGTCTGGAGGGCCGATCATCCAATCCAGTGGCAGTACTTTTTGACACACTTCTTCATCCAGATGCTGACTTTGGCTATGACTACCCGTCCATTCTGCACTGGAAATTGGAACAGCACCATTATATCCCCCACTTAGTTCTTGGTAAAGGCCCGCCTGGTGGGGCATGGCAT AATATGGAAGGCTCTATGTTGACAATCAGCTTTGGAAATTGGATGGAGCTACCTGGACTTAAATTTAAAGATTGGGTGTCTAGCAAACGAAG GACCTTGAAGGGGGACCGTGTTATGCCAGAGGAAATAGCTCGCTACTACAAACACTATGTAAATGTCATGGGTCTTCAGAAGAATTTCCGAGAGAATACTTATATAACCTCTGTATCGAAACTCTACAGAGATCAAGGTGATAATGGTAGTCAAGACAGAGATATTTCAACAAAGCATTTACAGAACCAGAAGTCAAAATTTATCAAGAGAAACTGGGAAATCAGAGGCTACCAGCGAATAGCAGGTGGTTCTCATGTTCCCTTTTGCCTGTTTGCTGAGAATGTAGCTCTTGCAACCGGAACGTTGGATTCTCCTGCCCACCTGGAAGTTGAAGGGGAAGAGTTGCCTTTTGTGTTTCATTCAATGCCTGAATTTGGAGCTGctataaacaaaggaaaattgTGTGGCAGAATGGATCCAGTGCTGATTGTAGGTTCTGGCCTTACTGCAGCTGATGCAGTACTGTGTGCTTACAACAATAATATCCCTGTGATCCACGTATTTCGCAGACGAGTAACTGATCCAAGCTTAATTTTCAAACAGCTTCCGCAAAAGCTGTATCCTGAGTATCAAAAAGTCTATCATATGATGTGTACTCAGTCATACTCTGCAGACTCAGATCCTTTATCTGATTATACCAGCTTTCCTGAGCACCGTGTGCTTTCCTTTAAGTCAGACATGAAATGCATTCTTCAGAGTGTCTCTGGATTGAAGAAAGTATTTAAGCTATCTGCAGCTGTAGTCCTAATAGGTTCTCATCCTAACCTGGCGTTTCTGAAGGAACAAGGGTGTTACCTAGGCCGTAACTCAAGCCAGCCAATAACATGTAAGGGTAACCCTGTGGAGGTTGATGCGTACACCTATGAGTGTGTGAAAGAAGCCAACCTTTTTGCTTTGGGCCCTTTGGTTGGAGACAATTTTGTTCGATTTTTAAAGGGAGGGGCATTGGGTGTTACACACTGTTTGGCtacaagacagaagaaaaagcagCATTTGTTTgttgaaagaggaggaggagacgggGTAGCTTAA